The following proteins are encoded in a genomic region of Bradyrhizobium sp. SK17:
- a CDS encoding LLM class flavin-dependent oxidoreductase, whose translation MIPLSVLDLSVVTTGTKPAAALRNSIDLARHVDGLGYVRYWLAEHHNLASVASPAPDLMIGQIAAVTQHIRVGSGGVMLPNHAPLVVAERFKMLEALFPGRIDLGLGRAPGTDGATAYALRSRLDRREGDDFLERLHELTLWETRDFPAGHPYNNVVAVPDDSPLPPIWLLGSSDYSAELAAQVGMGFAFAHHFATHDAVAAMSNYRAHFKPSGWRAAPQAILAVAAVTAETDAEAERLALSADLNRLRRDRGQYLPLPSVEEAEAYPYTDAERASIARNRARLFVGSPATVMTKLEPLVAASQADELMVITAVYDHAERKKSYGLLAEAFGLAKKEGAS comes from the coding sequence CCAAGCCAGCCGCTGCACTGCGCAACAGCATCGATCTGGCGCGCCATGTCGATGGTCTCGGCTATGTCAGGTATTGGCTCGCCGAACACCACAACCTCGCCTCGGTCGCGAGCCCGGCACCCGATCTGATGATCGGCCAGATCGCGGCGGTGACGCAGCATATCCGGGTCGGCTCCGGCGGTGTGATGCTGCCCAACCATGCGCCGCTGGTGGTGGCCGAGCGGTTCAAGATGCTGGAGGCGCTGTTTCCGGGCCGCATCGACCTCGGCCTCGGCCGGGCGCCGGGTACCGATGGCGCGACCGCCTACGCATTGCGCAGCCGGCTTGATCGCCGCGAGGGCGACGACTTCCTCGAGCGGCTGCACGAATTGACGTTGTGGGAGACGCGCGATTTCCCGGCCGGCCATCCCTACAACAATGTCGTGGCGGTGCCGGATGATTCGCCGCTGCCACCGATCTGGCTGCTCGGCTCGAGCGATTATTCCGCCGAGCTCGCCGCCCAGGTCGGGATGGGCTTTGCGTTCGCGCATCATTTCGCCACCCATGACGCGGTTGCGGCGATGTCGAATTATCGCGCGCATTTCAAGCCGTCGGGCTGGCGCGCGGCGCCGCAGGCGATCCTGGCGGTTGCCGCCGTCACGGCGGAGACCGACGCGGAAGCCGAGCGGCTTGCGCTGTCGGCGGATCTCAACCGGCTGCGCCGCGATCGCGGCCAGTATCTGCCGCTGCCGAGCGTCGAGGAAGCGGAGGCCTATCCCTACACCGACGCCGAGCGGGCCTCGATCGCGCGCAACCGGGCGCGGCTGTTCGTCGGCAGCCCCGCCACCGTGATGACGAAGCTGGAGCCGCTGGTCGCTGCAAGCCAGGCGGACGAACTGATGGTGATCACCGCGGTCTACGACCACGCGGAGCGGAAGAAGTCGTACGGCCTGCTGGCTGAAGCGTTCGGGCTTGCGAAAAAGGAAGGCGCATCATGA